A genome region from Vibrio tapetis subsp. tapetis includes the following:
- a CDS encoding inorganic triphosphatase: protein METEIELKFFVSPDFSTSLAEKLANEKVLQHSCRDLGNTYFDTPDNWLRQHDTGLRIRRFDDVFVQTVKTAGRVVAGLHQRPEYNAEHTNNTPDLSLHPSDIWPSGKDNQVLQSELVGIFSTDFTREQWLVNMTDGSQVEVAFDQGLVSANGKQTVICEVELELKSGQTDALFNLARVLCAEGGIRLGNLSKAARGYRLAYDYQGDKEKPLSLVDTNGTDNVEYCFIQSLEHALEHWHYHEQIYFERDSFEALHEIAHAICFIRQTLTVFGGIVPRRASAIIRQELKWLEEELTWLKSADYLEELMDDKGHVLRKLDAQKELVEQLQIQRESLPAREELLKLFQSARYTKLLLDLSRWILTRGWQPFLDEKARDQMAQNIRPFAVKQLDRTWAELMEAFPPERELGRQEYIDQKYRLIRNLYTGICFASLFDATDRNSFRLPWADLQQGIDDLLMLEPLQSLLASLEGDEQKQLEKWLKRQEYSILHAMEQTRSMGIEVEPYWQ from the coding sequence ATGGAAACCGAGATAGAACTGAAGTTTTTTGTTTCACCAGATTTTTCAACAAGTTTGGCAGAAAAACTAGCAAATGAAAAAGTCCTTCAGCACAGTTGCCGAGACTTAGGCAACACCTATTTTGATACCCCAGATAACTGGTTACGTCAGCATGATACGGGACTACGAATTCGTCGTTTCGATGATGTTTTTGTGCAAACAGTCAAAACCGCGGGTCGTGTCGTCGCTGGATTGCACCAACGACCAGAATACAATGCTGAGCATACTAACAATACGCCCGACCTTTCTCTCCATCCTAGCGACATTTGGCCATCAGGCAAAGACAATCAGGTACTTCAAAGTGAGCTAGTTGGCATTTTTTCTACTGATTTCACTCGTGAGCAGTGGTTAGTCAACATGACCGATGGCAGCCAGGTAGAAGTTGCTTTCGATCAAGGCCTTGTGAGCGCGAATGGAAAACAGACGGTCATATGCGAAGTTGAGCTTGAGCTTAAGTCGGGTCAAACCGATGCTTTGTTTAATTTGGCACGAGTACTATGTGCAGAAGGGGGGATTCGTCTAGGCAATTTAAGTAAAGCCGCTAGAGGTTATCGATTAGCGTATGACTACCAGGGTGACAAAGAAAAACCATTGAGCCTAGTCGATACCAATGGCACAGATAACGTAGAGTATTGTTTTATTCAGTCATTAGAGCATGCGTTAGAGCATTGGCACTACCATGAGCAAATTTACTTCGAGCGAGATTCGTTTGAAGCGCTGCATGAAATTGCCCATGCGATCTGCTTTATTCGCCAAACCCTAACCGTTTTCGGTGGTATCGTTCCAAGGCGCGCAAGCGCTATCATTCGTCAAGAACTTAAGTGGTTAGAAGAAGAGCTAACTTGGCTTAAGTCGGCCGATTATCTTGAAGAGTTAATGGACGATAAAGGGCATGTATTACGTAAGCTTGATGCGCAAAAAGAATTGGTTGAACAGCTACAAATTCAACGAGAGTCTTTGCCTGCTAGAGAAGAGCTACTAAAGCTCTTTCAATCGGCGAGATACACTAAGTTACTGTTAGATTTAAGCCGCTGGATTTTAACGCGTGGTTGGCAGCCGTTTCTTGATGAGAAAGCTCGAGATCAAATGGCGCAGAATATTCGCCCTTTTGCCGTCAAACAACTCGATCGTACTTGGGCTGAGTTAATGGAAGCATTCCCGCCTGAGCGAGAGCTTGGTCGCCAAGAATACATAGATCAAAAATATCGATTGATCCGCAATTTGTATACTGGGATCTGTTTTGCTTCGTTATTTGATGCGACGGATAGAAACAGCTTTCGCTTGCCGTGGGCCGATTTACAGCAGGGCATCGATGACTTACTGATGCTGGAGCCACTACAGAGCTTATTGGCCTCGCTTGAAGGTGATGAACAAAAGCAACTTGAAAAGTGGTTGAAACGCCAAGAGTACTCGATATTGCATGCTATGGAGCAAACTCGCTCTATGGGAATTGAAGTTGAACCTTATTGGCAATAA
- a CDS encoding TIGR00153 family protein — protein MPVNTIMGLFAKSPIKPLQRHVVCVNECCSHLVNFFEVCAQGDWDKAAEIRAQISHLEKEADVLKREIRLKLPRGLFMPVDRTDMLELLTQQDKLANLAKDISGRVVGRQLQIPAPLQENFIAYVKRCLDAADQAQNVINELDELLETGFKGREVTLVAEMINQLDVIEDDTDALQIELRQQLMAIESKYNPIDVMFLYKILEWMGGIADQAQRVGSRLELMLSRS, from the coding sequence ATGCCAGTGAATACAATTATGGGGTTATTTGCAAAGTCCCCAATTAAGCCTTTGCAGCGTCACGTTGTGTGCGTAAACGAATGTTGTTCCCACCTTGTCAACTTCTTTGAAGTTTGTGCTCAGGGTGATTGGGATAAAGCAGCCGAAATTCGCGCGCAAATTTCTCATTTAGAGAAAGAAGCTGATGTATTGAAACGTGAGATCCGCTTAAAGCTCCCACGTGGATTATTTATGCCTGTAGACCGCACTGACATGCTTGAATTGCTAACACAGCAAGACAAGCTGGCAAACCTTGCAAAGGACATTTCAGGTCGTGTTGTAGGTCGTCAACTTCAAATCCCAGCTCCTCTTCAAGAGAATTTCATCGCTTACGTGAAACGTTGCCTCGATGCTGCTGATCAAGCACAAAACGTTATCAACGAACTCGATGAACTTTTGGAAACGGGTTTCAAAGGTCGCGAAGTTACATTAGTAGCTGAAATGATCAATCAACTTGATGTCATCGAAGATGATACGGATGCACTTCAGATCGAACTTCGTCAACAATTAATGGCGATAGAATCTAAGTACAACCCAATCGATGTCATGTTCTTGTACAAGATTTTAGAATGGATGGGCGGCATTGCCGATCAAGCGCAGCGTGTAGGCTCGCGTCTTGAGCTCATGCTCTCTCGTTCTTAA
- a CDS encoding general secretion pathway protein GspB produces MSLSIKQAAIVLLPSLIAGAIGYSQYQPQQAQSEGLIKPSELAPISLIKVVPYPEFENLALIERNVNPSRTQVAVAPIRFVNGEVLEGEEINDPLVSTDPTPTESVSAKSTSHHSDGVEFEELDLSSLSPELAQQIQDAFTSTDAQSSDYAYDDKKESPVVSLQNEGQRFAGKLPAMNLQTHMFASNQQGRWIKVNGKEVHEGEWITPQVQLMTINPRNVVISYDGEQIEMPALYEWRG; encoded by the coding sequence ATGAGTTTATCTATAAAGCAGGCAGCTATCGTACTGCTACCTAGCCTAATCGCGGGAGCCATTGGGTACTCACAATATCAGCCTCAGCAAGCACAATCAGAAGGACTTATTAAACCGTCCGAATTGGCACCAATCAGTTTGATAAAAGTGGTGCCTTATCCTGAGTTTGAAAATTTGGCGCTTATTGAAAGAAACGTCAACCCAAGTCGTACTCAAGTAGCCGTTGCTCCTATTCGTTTTGTTAACGGGGAGGTGCTTGAAGGCGAAGAAATAAATGATCCTCTGGTATCGACAGACCCAACGCCAACAGAGTCAGTCTCGGCTAAATCGACTAGTCATCACTCCGATGGCGTTGAATTTGAAGAGTTAGACTTATCTTCACTTTCACCTGAGCTTGCACAGCAAATTCAAGATGCTTTTACCTCCACTGATGCTCAGAGTTCGGACTATGCATATGATGACAAAAAAGAAAGCCCAGTCGTTTCTTTGCAAAATGAAGGACAGAGGTTTGCTGGTAAGTTGCCAGCGATGAACCTACAGACGCACATGTTTGCTTCTAATCAACAAGGTCGCTGGATTAAAGTAAATGGCAAAGAAGTGCATGAAGGGGAGTGGATAACGCCTCAGGTACAACTGATGACTATCAATCCACGCAATGTCGTGATCAGTTATGACGGTGAGCAAATAGAAATGCCGGCATTGTATGAATGGCGAGGCTAG
- a CDS encoding IS4 family transposase — translation MSEFSKELQVTAEFCHERPIDVFNKHIPWEWVEEAVQQTGRVSLRKRRLPAEQAVWLVLGIGLQRNRSIQDVCDKLELAFPDVDGELTPMATSSIIKGKERLGDKPMRYLFKTTAQRWEQQSDFDEVCGLKLLSVDGTYFKTHNTEENQHFGFAQKGASFPSVLAVTLMSTRSHLVSDAAFGPVTNSEISYAQQLVGSAPDDSLTLFDRGFTSAELFTSWQGASSNSHWLTPIKTKMRYDIIESYTDYDHLIEMPVSPQAQKQTPYLGKRWQARLILIPTPKGEIKGFITSCLCPERYLFDDLVKVYWERWEIERSYGELKQYQLQNKPTLRSKKKVGIYQELWGILTSYNIVRLEMAEMAKQHEVEPLRISFINALFLIMDEMIWASDTRSPGAIPKNLKALRDNGKRLILPKKRKRKPYPRAVLKKPARYPNKHATRS, via the coding sequence ATGTCTGAGTTTTCAAAAGAGTTACAGGTTACCGCAGAGTTTTGCCACGAACGTCCAATCGATGTGTTTAATAAACACATTCCTTGGGAATGGGTTGAAGAAGCTGTTCAACAAACTGGACGAGTATCGCTCAGAAAGCGACGCCTCCCCGCAGAGCAAGCTGTTTGGTTAGTATTAGGGATTGGGCTCCAACGTAATCGCTCCATTCAAGATGTCTGCGACAAGTTGGAGTTAGCATTCCCTGATGTAGATGGTGAACTCACACCTATGGCAACAAGCAGTATTATCAAGGGGAAAGAGCGCCTCGGCGATAAACCTATGCGTTACTTATTTAAAACTACAGCCCAACGGTGGGAGCAACAATCAGACTTTGACGAAGTTTGTGGCTTAAAGCTTCTTAGTGTCGATGGAACGTATTTCAAAACTCACAATACCGAAGAAAATCAGCATTTTGGGTTTGCTCAAAAAGGTGCATCATTTCCAAGCGTGTTGGCAGTAACATTAATGTCTACACGTAGCCACCTTGTGTCCGATGCTGCTTTTGGACCAGTAACAAACAGTGAAATATCATATGCCCAACAACTTGTGGGGTCAGCACCAGATGACTCATTAACACTTTTTGATAGAGGGTTCACTTCTGCGGAGTTATTTACCAGCTGGCAGGGTGCTAGCAGTAACAGCCACTGGTTAACACCAATCAAAACCAAAATGCGCTATGACATAATCGAGAGTTATACTGATTATGATCATCTCATTGAGATGCCTGTTTCACCACAAGCTCAAAAGCAGACTCCCTATCTTGGCAAGAGATGGCAAGCACGCCTTATTCTAATTCCAACCCCTAAAGGTGAAATCAAAGGCTTCATTACTTCGTGCTTATGCCCTGAGCGCTATCTGTTTGATGACTTAGTTAAAGTGTATTGGGAGCGTTGGGAAATCGAACGCAGTTACGGCGAACTAAAGCAGTATCAGTTACAAAACAAACCAACATTACGAAGTAAGAAAAAAGTCGGGATATATCAGGAGCTATGGGGAATATTAACCAGCTATAACATCGTGAGGCTGGAAATGGCTGAGATGGCTAAACAACATGAAGTTGAGCCTCTACGGATCAGCTTCATTAATGCCTTATTTTTGATTATGGATGAGATGATTTGGGCGAGCGACACTCGAAGTCCAGGAGCGATACCAAAAAACTTAAAAGCTCTCAGGGACAATGGGAAGCGGCTTATTCTCCCCAAGAAACGGAAAAGGAAACCATACCCCAGAGCGGTTTTAAAAAAGCCAGCCCGATACCCCAATAAACATGCCACTCGCTCTTAA
- the ltrA gene encoding group II intron reverse transcriptase/maturase: protein MRVYYSLYGHLLHKERLYKGFKKVWKAKGAAGIDRQSLSDYAQNLSDNLDQLLLELKTKRYTPQPVRRVEIPKDDGGVRLLGIPTVRDRVVQQALNDLLTPIFEEQFHPSSFGYRPNRSCHDAINKATMFIRRYGMQHVVDMDLSKCFDKLDHELILKSIKKRVTDSSVLELIKQFLKSGVMVDGEWQHTEIGSPQGGVISPLIANIYLDAFDQEMRKRGHRIVRYADDILIFCRSRKGAENAQVQATKVLEKQLKLTVNETKSHIAHSGEGVKFLGIEIGSHYSRIQPKKMSTFKGKLKRVTRRNGGKPLLEVIKQLNPLLRGFSQYFRIANANREFKKLAAWLRRRLRSVQLRLWKKPTRLHRRLRQLGYEGSFRYICMDSWRNAASPLASYSMPNQWFNDLGLVNLEHVRTGYVFSHYAEWKCA, encoded by the coding sequence TTGAGAGTTTACTACAGTTTATATGGTCACTTGCTCCACAAAGAGCGACTCTATAAAGGATTTAAAAAAGTGTGGAAAGCGAAAGGCGCGGCCGGAATAGATAGGCAGAGCCTAAGCGACTACGCCCAAAATCTGAGTGATAACCTAGATCAACTTCTTCTGGAACTCAAAACCAAGCGATACACCCCTCAACCCGTCAGACGGGTAGAAATACCGAAAGATGATGGTGGGGTGCGATTACTTGGGATCCCAACAGTACGGGATAGAGTTGTCCAACAAGCTCTAAATGATCTATTAACCCCAATCTTCGAAGAGCAGTTTCACCCATCCAGCTTTGGGTATAGACCGAATCGAAGTTGTCACGATGCTATAAACAAAGCGACGATGTTCATCCGTCGATACGGAATGCAACACGTCGTAGATATGGACTTATCGAAGTGCTTCGATAAGCTCGACCACGAGCTTATTCTAAAAAGCATTAAGAAACGAGTCACAGACAGTAGCGTACTGGAGCTCATCAAACAGTTCCTGAAAAGTGGCGTAATGGTTGATGGAGAGTGGCAGCATACCGAGATAGGTAGTCCGCAAGGTGGAGTAATAAGCCCACTGATAGCGAACATCTATCTGGATGCGTTTGATCAAGAGATGCGAAAGCGAGGACATCGAATAGTCCGTTATGCCGACGACATACTGATCTTCTGTCGCAGCCGTAAAGGTGCAGAAAATGCGCAAGTACAGGCAACGAAGGTCCTGGAAAAACAGCTCAAGTTAACGGTGAACGAAACCAAATCACACATAGCGCACAGCGGCGAAGGTGTGAAATTCCTTGGAATAGAAATCGGTAGCCATTATAGCCGTATTCAGCCAAAGAAAATGTCGACGTTCAAAGGAAAGTTGAAGCGAGTGACAAGACGCAATGGCGGTAAGCCATTGTTAGAAGTCATTAAACAACTGAATCCACTTCTGAGAGGGTTCAGCCAGTACTTTCGAATAGCGAATGCCAACAGGGAGTTTAAGAAACTGGCCGCGTGGTTAAGGCGAAGACTTCGCAGCGTCCAATTACGATTATGGAAAAAACCGACCCGACTCCACCGCAGGCTAAGACAGCTAGGTTACGAAGGGTCATTCAGGTATATCTGTATGGATAGTTGGAGAAATGCTGCGAGTCCATTAGCCAGTTACTCGATGCCAAATCAATGGTTTAACGACCTTGGATTAGTGAATCTTGAACACGTTAGGACAGGATATGTGTTCAGCCATTATGCTGAATGGAAATGTGCATGA
- a CDS encoding ExeA family protein — protein MYKDFFGFAEAPFSIVPNARYIFLSERHREAINHLQAGLGNGGGFAMLTGEVGTGKTTVSKAILAGLPDDVRAGLLLNPTYSCSDLLESICDEYNLAYPENASLKVLTKAIHHYLLSNHEQGAQTLLVIDEAQHLAVDVLEQLRLLTNLETDTEKLLKVLLIGQPELQANLQTTELRQLAQRITGRYHLLPLSQDEVLQYIEFRCTKAGGKQNLFSMGAMKAVAKSTQGVPRLINLICDKSLQYAYQSGENSISAKLATLACQDVMAFQAPMSQSLSVERPGSKAVYSANSSLFATLVQVGFTALVSVGLAAGSYLATPQVMTWYQEQYGSQVKVEPSRKVAKIISVESSLQPYLSQAVDNVAAVQELYKVWGLKASIVDGNCSERNPGPYYCEQARADFSQIVKTDRPVVLKMRVGDENFYSVLYRVDGQSAELLMANKRIQVPRQWLEDNWQGEYQYLWYSPINQTLKPGQYGALVRVLDQQVSKAIGEPESGNDQFDAGLKGKVEAFQRWQGLDVDGIAGRNTLIKIDSIINKAAPRLRFEEGVKL, from the coding sequence ATGTATAAGGATTTTTTTGGCTTTGCGGAAGCACCGTTTTCAATTGTGCCTAACGCCCGTTATATCTTTTTGAGTGAGCGTCACCGGGAAGCCATTAACCATTTACAGGCAGGGCTTGGAAACGGTGGTGGTTTTGCCATGCTAACAGGCGAGGTGGGTACGGGGAAAACAACCGTATCCAAAGCGATATTGGCAGGGCTTCCTGATGACGTGCGTGCAGGGTTATTGTTAAACCCCACCTATTCGTGTTCTGATTTATTGGAATCAATCTGTGATGAGTACAATCTGGCTTATCCAGAAAACGCATCGCTAAAAGTACTCACTAAAGCTATTCATCACTATTTGTTGAGCAACCATGAGCAAGGTGCACAAACTTTGTTGGTGATTGATGAGGCGCAACACTTAGCGGTTGATGTACTTGAACAGCTAAGATTGCTGACCAATTTAGAAACCGACACCGAAAAGCTACTTAAGGTGTTACTTATTGGCCAACCCGAATTACAGGCAAACTTGCAGACCACAGAACTTCGCCAACTGGCACAGAGAATTACAGGCCGCTATCATTTGTTGCCACTTAGCCAAGATGAAGTGCTGCAGTATATTGAATTTCGCTGTACCAAAGCTGGTGGCAAACAAAATCTCTTTTCCATGGGGGCGATGAAGGCTGTGGCTAAATCTACCCAGGGTGTCCCCCGCTTAATTAACCTAATTTGCGATAAGTCGCTGCAATACGCGTATCAATCTGGTGAAAACAGCATTAGCGCCAAGTTAGCGACGCTGGCTTGTCAGGATGTCATGGCATTTCAGGCTCCGATGTCTCAATCTTTGTCGGTTGAAAGACCCGGCTCTAAGGCGGTTTATAGTGCCAATTCATCGTTATTCGCTACTCTAGTTCAGGTTGGTTTTACTGCGTTAGTCAGTGTGGGCTTAGCTGCAGGGTCTTACCTGGCAACGCCTCAGGTAATGACGTGGTATCAGGAGCAATATGGCTCTCAAGTGAAGGTCGAGCCTTCTCGCAAAGTTGCAAAAATCATCAGTGTTGAATCAAGTTTGCAGCCTTATCTTTCTCAGGCGGTAGATAATGTAGCAGCAGTGCAAGAGCTATATAAAGTATGGGGCCTGAAGGCGTCCATTGTTGATGGCAATTGCAGCGAAAGAAATCCCGGGCCATATTATTGCGAGCAAGCTCGTGCTGATTTTTCTCAAATAGTTAAAACGGATCGTCCTGTGGTACTAAAAATGCGGGTCGGAGACGAAAACTTCTATTCAGTTCTCTACCGTGTGGATGGCCAAAGTGCGGAATTATTAATGGCAAACAAGCGCATTCAAGTACCGAGACAATGGCTAGAAGATAACTGGCAAGGGGAGTATCAGTATTTGTGGTATAGCCCGATTAATCAGACGTTGAAACCAGGCCAATATGGGGCATTGGTTAGGGTATTAGACCAGCAAGTGTCGAAGGCCATTGGTGAGCCTGAATCTGGTAATGATCAATTTGACGCTGGGTTAAAAGGTAAGGTAGAAGCATTTCAACGTTGGCAAGGGTTGGATGTAGACGGTATTGCTGGTAGAAACACCTTGATTAAAATCGACAGTATAATTAATAAAGCTGCTCCTCGACTTCGTTTTGAAGAAGGAGTTAAGTTATGA
- a CDS encoding TIGR04211 family SH3 domain-containing protein codes for MKKLLSLIVMTLFLVPTSYAQNRYISDNLFTYMHAGPSNQFRIIGSVNAGDKVNLVNADRKAGYSEIVDSKGRKGWVESKFVSKVPSMAERLPLLEKELTEVKEKLATARQSSDEAKAGLVESLAARNTQIKDLESSQSEMNKQLLTSQDEVRQLRAKLDTQKEDLLLKYFMYGGGVAGLGLLFGLLLPHMIPSRKKSPNGWS; via the coding sequence GTGAAAAAACTACTTAGCTTGATTGTCATGACACTTTTCTTAGTGCCGACCAGTTACGCTCAAAACCGCTACATTTCAGATAACCTATTTACCTACATGCATGCAGGTCCAAGCAATCAGTTTCGCATTATTGGTAGTGTAAACGCTGGTGATAAAGTCAACCTAGTCAATGCTGACCGTAAAGCTGGTTACAGCGAGATCGTCGACTCAAAAGGTCGTAAGGGTTGGGTTGAGAGTAAGTTTGTATCTAAAGTACCAAGCATGGCTGAACGTTTACCTTTGTTAGAAAAAGAACTAACCGAAGTAAAAGAGAAACTGGCGACAGCTCGTCAAAGCTCTGATGAAGCAAAAGCAGGTCTTGTTGAATCTCTTGCTGCGCGTAATACTCAAATTAAAGATTTAGAGTCGAGCCAGAGTGAAATGAACAAACAACTTCTGACTTCGCAAGACGAAGTTCGTCAGCTTCGTGCCAAGCTAGATACACAAAAAGAAGATTTGCTGCTCAAATACTTTATGTATGGTGGCGGTGTTGCGGGCCTTGGTTTGTTGTTCGGCCTATTGCTGCCCCACATGATCCCAAGCCGAAAAAAATCACCAAACGGTTGGAGCTAA
- a CDS encoding inorganic phosphate transporter has translation MDILQNYGTVIIIIAALFGFMMAIGIGANDVANAMGTSVGSKALTVKQAIIIAMIFEFAGAYLAGGEVTDTIRKGVIEMSYFTHQPDVLVFGMMSALLAAGTWLLLASYMGWPVSTTHSIIGAIVGFACVSVGTEAVDWASVQGIVGSWIVTPLISGFFAYAIFVSAQRLIFDTENPLINAKRFVPVYMFITTMVISLVTIKKGLKHVGLHLEGAEAWLWAAGFSSLVMVGGYFYIQKKFANQENDHSFAGVESVFTVLMVITACAMAFAHGSNDVANAIGPLSAVVSTVENLGEITAKSSIAWWILPLGGIGIVVGLATMGHKVMATVGTGITELTPSRGFAAQLATASTVVLASGTGLPISTTQTLVGAVLGVGFARGIAALNLGVVRNIVASWVVTLPAGALLAVIFFYGLQAAFS, from the coding sequence ATGGATATCCTTCAGAACTACGGCACTGTGATCATTATTATTGCAGCTCTATTTGGTTTCATGATGGCGATCGGTATCGGTGCCAATGATGTAGCCAATGCCATGGGTACCTCTGTTGGCTCTAAAGCGCTAACAGTAAAACAAGCCATCATCATTGCGATGATATTCGAATTCGCAGGTGCATACCTTGCGGGTGGTGAAGTGACAGATACTATCCGTAAAGGGGTAATTGAGATGTCATACTTCACCCATCAACCTGATGTATTAGTGTTTGGTATGATGTCAGCTCTGCTTGCCGCGGGTACATGGTTATTGCTTGCATCGTACATGGGATGGCCGGTTTCTACGACGCACTCCATCATTGGTGCAATCGTCGGTTTTGCTTGTGTATCAGTCGGTACTGAAGCGGTAGACTGGGCGTCGGTTCAAGGGATTGTTGGTAGCTGGATTGTTACCCCGTTAATTTCAGGCTTCTTTGCCTATGCGATTTTCGTCAGTGCTCAGCGACTGATTTTTGATACTGAAAATCCATTGATTAATGCGAAACGTTTTGTTCCTGTTTACATGTTTATTACCACAATGGTGATTTCACTTGTAACCATTAAAAAAGGGCTTAAGCACGTTGGCTTGCACCTAGAAGGTGCTGAAGCATGGCTTTGGGCTGCAGGTTTCTCTTCCCTTGTTATGGTTGGTGGCTACTTCTACATTCAGAAGAAATTCGCTAATCAAGAGAATGACCATAGCTTCGCTGGTGTAGAAAGCGTATTTACTGTGTTAATGGTTATCACAGCATGTGCCATGGCATTTGCTCATGGTTCAAACGACGTAGCAAATGCGATCGGTCCTCTTTCAGCGGTTGTTTCAACGGTTGAAAACTTAGGCGAAATCACAGCAAAAAGCTCAATCGCTTGGTGGATTCTTCCTCTTGGTGGTATCGGTATCGTTGTGGGTCTTGCAACCATGGGTCACAAAGTAATGGCGACTGTCGGTACTGGTATTACTGAATTAACACCGAGCCGTGGTTTTGCAGCGCAACTTGCAACTGCATCTACCGTTGTATTAGCGTCAGGTACTGGCCTTCCAATTTCAACAACACAAACTCTGGTTGGTGCTGTATTAGGGGTTGGTTTTGCTCGCGGTATTGCGGCATTGAACCTTGGCGTTGTTCGTAACATCGTTGCATCTTGGGTTGTTACTCTTCCTGCAGGTGCGCTATTGGCTGTAATTTTCTTCTACGGTCTACAAGCTGCATTCTCTTAA
- a CDS encoding methyl-accepting chemotaxis protein translates to MASLTFRPWERIITDIKLVPKMVMLMVFSSLLIIGKQLWDANTFYDSLILVQKDQVMEVSNAQANFFNNVIRENNEQGKVLVERSMSSQSQSNSSQYTYLVERDTGKVIGHPRAQSMTDLSIQTDAGSRLSDLLGKVQQQGLGYELTGGERFEYAKQIDGVNWLVVTSQGTDTALDIYNDYLVQMVWQTIAMIVIFIVILLGAAKVMLRQTLYIAESIQNLANKDLSETIDMDCKDEYGDLARELEKTRRQLHDVIATQVASSQELFSLTEIMTISMSETKDSAQEEFSEIDQLATAMSEMTTTVQTVADHAQSASSVTESASEQAEKGQRFVMDSVGKMNELSSDISQSAQAVNEVEERVDAIGSVVGTIQGISEQTNLLALNAAIEAARAGEAGRGFAVVADEVRNLAQRTQQATVEIQDMISQLQSSANSAVELMEKSVVEAADGVELVTNAGAELGGIVAQVTQINEMNFQIATAAGQQSTVAEEMNQNLTNVRELVEASVVVVTELLETSEMMESNAAELDTKIQSFKV, encoded by the coding sequence ATGGCAAGCTTGACGTTTAGGCCTTGGGAAAGAATCATTACCGATATTAAATTGGTCCCCAAAATGGTGATGTTAATGGTGTTCAGCTCACTATTAATCATCGGTAAACAGCTTTGGGATGCGAACACATTTTATGATTCGTTGATTCTTGTCCAAAAAGACCAAGTTATGGAAGTGTCTAACGCGCAGGCCAACTTCTTCAATAACGTCATTAGAGAAAACAATGAGCAAGGGAAAGTGCTTGTTGAGCGCTCCATGTCCTCTCAAAGCCAATCAAATAGCAGTCAATATACTTACTTAGTTGAGCGTGATACGGGCAAAGTTATCGGTCACCCTAGAGCACAAAGTATGACTGATTTATCCATTCAAACGGATGCAGGCTCACGGCTTTCTGATTTACTGGGTAAAGTGCAACAACAAGGTCTCGGTTATGAGTTAACTGGCGGAGAGCGCTTTGAATATGCTAAGCAAATCGATGGGGTAAATTGGCTTGTCGTTACATCGCAAGGCACTGATACCGCTCTTGATATCTACAATGATTATTTAGTACAGATGGTATGGCAGACCATAGCTATGATAGTGATCTTCATTGTCATCTTGTTAGGTGCCGCAAAAGTCATGTTGCGTCAAACGTTGTACATTGCCGAAAGTATACAGAACCTAGCCAACAAAGATTTGTCAGAGACCATTGATATGGACTGCAAAGATGAATACGGCGATTTAGCGAGAGAGCTAGAGAAAACTCGCAGGCAATTGCATGACGTCATCGCAACCCAAGTTGCTTCGTCGCAAGAACTATTTTCGTTGACTGAAATCATGACTATTAGCATGTCTGAAACCAAAGATTCAGCGCAAGAAGAGTTCAGCGAAATAGACCAGCTTGCTACGGCGATGAGTGAAATGACAACCACGGTACAAACCGTGGCTGATCATGCACAAAGTGCGTCAAGTGTAACAGAAAGTGCATCTGAGCAAGCTGAAAAAGGCCAGCGCTTTGTAATGGACTCTGTTGGGAAAATGAATGAGCTATCCAGTGATATTTCTCAATCTGCCCAGGCCGTTAATGAAGTTGAAGAGCGTGTAGATGCTATCGGCAGTGTGGTTGGGACGATTCAAGGGATTTCTGAGCAAACTAACTTACTCGCATTGAATGCAGCCATTGAAGCAGCTCGTGCCGGAGAAGCAGGCCGAGGGTTTGCGGTTGTCGCAGATGAAGTGCGTAACCTTGCTCAGCGAACACAGCAAGCAACGGTTGAAATTCAAGACATGATTTCTCAATTGCAAAGCAGTGCGAATAGCGCGGTGGAGCTGATGGAAAAAAGCGTTGTTGAAGCGGCCGACGGTGTTGAATTGGTAACAAATGCCGGAGCCGAGCTCGGGGGTATTGTTGCTCAAGTTACTCAAATTAATGAAATGAATTTCCAAATTGCCACAGCAGCAGGACAGCAAAGTACCGTAGCAGAAGAGATGAACCAAAATCTGACTAACGTACGTGAATTGGTTGAAGCCTCTGTTGTTGTTGTCACAGAGCTGTTAGAAACATCAGAAATGATGGAGTCCAATGCGGCAGAATTAGATACTAAGATTCAATCTTTTAAAGTGTAA